CTCGCACCCTTGAAATGcaacaaacaacattaaaacaatGAATCACAACCCAAAACCAATagaatcaacttatgaacttcaagttctccCAACTTACTTCGAACGCGGTGAaacatacttaaactactcggaatgacaccaaattttgcgtgcaagtcttaaatcaccatacgaaactatttcCAGTCTCGAAATCTTAAACAGTCCTCAAtaacaccaaaacctactccaaacaaaatttaaagaactttaaaaccttTAATgagccaactttcactattaagcGCCGAAACGCTCCTGGGTCATCTAAAACCCGATCCGAATGTatgcttaagtccaaaatcatcataagaaCCTATTGGAATCGTCAAATTCGggttccaaggtcgtttactcacaaagttgactcaagtcaaacttagccctttttagccaaccttaaggaaccaagtgttccgagtTTAACtcgaacccttccaaatcccaAACTATCCACCTCCGCAAGTCATAAAGCAGTTGAATCACATATAgagagtcttatttaggggaatatGGATGTAGAAAGAAAAACGAACGATTGGATCGttatattctccacctcttaaacaaatgttcgtcctcgaacgggtctagaatcatacctggagtgctgaataaatgtggatatctgctctgcatgtcctcctcggcctcccaagaCGCCTCCTctactggttggcccctccattgAACTTTTACCACGTAAATCTTCTTGGACCTTAACTGGCGAACGTGCCTATCAACAGTGGCAACTAGCTCCTCCTTATAACCCAGGCTCTCATCTTACTGAACCATGCTGTAGTCTAACACATGTGACCTGTCGACATGATACCTTCGGAGCATAAACACGTGAAAAACCGGATAAACTTTCGGTAGACTAGGAGGCAAAGCaatctcataagcaacctccccaactcgtctcaacacctcaaatgggcctataaaccttgggctcaacttgcccttcttcccgaacctcatgatTCCCTTCATCAGCGAGACCTTCAAGAGAACTTTGtcgcccaccataaatgataaatcacgcTCTTTCTAATCtgtgtaactcttctgtttggatTATGCTATGCGAAGtcactcctgaatcaactttaccttttccaaggcatcttctaccaaatcagtaccatataacttagcctcgctGGGCTCAAACCATCCGATGGGCGAACGATATCGCCGACCATCTAAAGCCTCAAATAGAGCtatctcgatgctggactgataacagTTGTTGTAAGTAAACTCAGCCAAAGGCAAGAatcgatcccactgccctccGAAGTCAagcacacatgctctgagcatatcctccaagaccTGAACTATTCACtccgactgcccgtcggtctgtggatgaaagGCTGTGTggagctctacacgggtccccaactcactctgtactgctctccagaaatgagaAGTAAACTGAGGgtctctatctgaaatgatggaaacaggcacaccatgcAGCTGAACAATCTCCTGAATGtaaatctgggccaacctctctgaagaataCATAGTCATAACTGGAATAAAATGTGCCGACTCGGTCAACCTGTCGACTACAACCCAAACTaaatcaaacttccgcaaggacCACGgtaacccaactacgaagtccatagtgctGCGCTCCCATTTCTATTCAGGTATAGTCATCTGCTAGAGTAGGCCACCTgacctctgatgctcatacttaacttgctggcaatttaggcacctCGCAACATACTCAACTATGTACTTCTTCATCtaccaccaccaataatgctgcctcaggtcGCGATACATCTTTATAGCacctgggtgaatagaataccgagaattgtgtgcctcctctagaatcttcTCCCTTAActcatcaacattaggaacacataggcgaccctgtagtcgcaaaacaccatcctcaccgatagtaacctccttggcaccaccctgtAGTACCCGTCTCCCTGAGAACCAACAAGTGTGGATCATCAAATTGACGAGCCTTGATCTGCTCAAATAGTGAAGACTGGGCAACGACGCATGCAAGAACTCGACCGGGATCTGAAATATCCAACCACAAGTCGGTTAGCCAAgtactgaatgtccaaagctaatgGCCTTTCCTCTGCTTAAAtaaatgccaaactacccatgctctccgcctttctactcaaggcatccacAGCTATATTCTCCTTGTCGGATGATAaaggatggtaatatcataatcctttagcaactcaagccacctgcgctacctcaaattgaggtccgtctgcttgaacaaatgttgtaagctaTGATGATCAGTGTAAATCTCACAGGACacccataaagataatgcatcaagatcttaagagcatgaacaatcgcggccaactctaaatcatgtacagggtaattcttctcatagggtttcagctgacgtgaagcatatgcaataactctcccctcctacatcaatacacaacccaaaccaacgcgtgaagcatcacaatacacattatacatccctgaaccggaaggcaacactaaCACCGGTGCTGAAGTCAATgcggtcttgagcttctaaaagcttgcctcacaatcatcggaccatcgaaatggagcacccttctgggtcaatctagtcaaaggtgttgCGATAAATGAGAAGCCCTctacaaaccggcgataataacctgctaatccCATGAAGCTCTTGATCTCGATCGCTGTAGTGTGATGAGGCCAGCTCTGAACTACCTCGATCTTCTTGCGATCCACCTTAATGCCCTCACtcgatacaacatgccccaagaatgctacagaatctagccaaaactcacacttggagaacttagcatatagcttctattcccgcaaggtctgaagcatcaatctcaaatgctgctcgtgctcctccatgctacgcgagtagatcaagatgtcatcaatgaagacaatgacaaacaaaTCAATATACGACCTAAACACcctattcatcaaatccataaataccGCTAGGGTGTTAGTCAAACCAAAtaacatcactaggaactcataatggccatatctagtccggaaatCCTTCTTCCGAACATCCgaatcccgaatcttcaattgacggtaccccgatctcaagtcgatcttagagaacactctgtCACCCTATAACTGgttaaacaaatcatcaatacgcgacaacaggtacttgttcttaatggtaactttgtttaactggcggtaatcaatgcatatccatATAGtcccatcttttttcttcacaaataacactggtgcaccccaaggcgatacactcgATCAGACGAACCCCTTTGCTAGAAACTCCTCaagctgttccttcaactccttcaaatcttttagAGCCATGCGGTATGACAAGAGCCAAATATTCACAAAAATTGATGTCACGATCtagtggcatgcctggaagatcataaggaaacacatcggagaaCTCCCGGACCACGGGCACTGAATCAATCATCAGAGTCTCTGTAGTAGTATCCTGAACATAGGCTAGATAAGTcgaacaacccttctcgaccatgtgtcGAGCCTTCTGAGTAGAGATAATACAACTATATGAACTGATAGATGAACCATTCCACTCCAATCTAGGAAACTCTGGCATCACCAAGGTAAccgtcttggcatggcaatcaaggatgacatgatatggagataaccagtccatgcccaagatgacctcaaagtcggtcatatcaagcaacaaaagATTCGCTCTAGTCTCGTAATCATAGAATGTAACCACACAGGACCAATAGATCCAATCCACAACAACAAAATTGCCTACAAGAGTGGACATATAAACACGAGCACCCAAGGACTCACGAGAAACacccaggaaatgagcaaacacagATGAGACATATGAATATGtataccctggatcaaatagtactGAAGCATTCCTACCGTAGACAgaaataatacttgtgatcacAGGATCTGAGGCCACTGCATCTGGTCTGTCCAGAAAAGCATAAAACCTAGCTGGAGCGCCAATTGACTGGCCTCTACCTGATTGGCCTATaattggctggcctccacctctaggacggacCCTACCCACCTACCCTATGCCTTTTGGTGCCTTGCGGCTGGTGTTGTAATCATGGGCTGATGACCCTACACTGCCTTGCATCGAAGCTTGGGCCAGAACCTCCGCACATGACTGAGATCCCCGCACTCGAAAAACCTCTCGATACGATGGATTGCTGACCTGAAGTTTGACCCTAATAGCCTGAATACCAACTAGAGGAACCCTAAATAGCTAGTGGGCGGTAGGAACTCTCTAGCATGGCTCTGAAATAAGGTCGCACTAGAGCACCCCGAGGAGGCGGTTGTGCTAGATATGTGGGCTTGCTAGGCTGACCTCTCCCAAACTGACTCCTGCCCCTAGAAGGGGCACCACTAAACCCTACGGAATAACAGAACCACATGTCCTGTGACATCTGAACTCGGCCCCGCTCCCTCGATCCTTCGAGCTATCTCCACGACCAACTTGTAAGaagtccccatctcaacctctTGGGCTATAATGGCCTAGATACCAGAGTGCAAACCCACAACGAACTTCTGCATTCTCTCTGcatcagtaggaagtatcataagtaaatggtgggacaactcagagaatctcgcctcatagtcggtcactgACATATGATCCTGCTGGAGCTGCTCGAACTGAAACAACAACTCTTCTCTctaagagggtggaatatacctatccagaAAGGTATGTGTGAACTGGTCCAAGTCAAGGGAGGAGAACCTGCCGGTCTACCGAGTAGATATGACTGCCACCACCTACGAGCCCCATCCTCAAGCTAGAAAGTAGTAAAGTCCACCTCGTGGGACTCTAATATCCTCATATTGTGTAGTTTGTCCCTGCACCGATCAATAATGTCCTGGGGGTCCTCATGTCGCTCACCTCCAAAGACAGGAGGGTGTAGCCTGTCCATCTATCTAATAGCTTCTACGGGTCGTCGACCGCAACTGGTCTGGGATTAGGTATAGCTACTACCACTGGCTGGGCTCCACCCATGGGTAGTGCATCTGGGGTCTGATACACGGCAGGTGTAGAGGTCTGTGCACCCCCTCCCACCTGAGATATGGCTGGgtccgctggaaataaaccagcttgAGTCATGTGTCCATGAACTATAGCATACGGCCTATGACCTCCTAGAATCTCAGTGAAGATATGAAATCCAACAGGGCTGGCTCTGCTGCAGGCACCTCACCCTGCTCCTCAATAATAGGATCCTATACTGGATCCACTGGTGGCACAACTGGAGCAAATTTAGGACACCCTCGTCCTTTACCTCGAGCTAGAGCCCTCCCTCGACCTCTAGCAATAGAGGGAGCAGCTCCTTCATGATCGAGTGTCATAACCCAAATCTCCCTCCGTAAgatatcgtgacggcacctagtctctaagactggTAAGCCTAACAGTTGCAGAATAACTGAAATAAGAACAAAATTAACGAATAAACCTCAACATCcacaggtatatatatatatgtaaagcTAGAAAATTGCAGCTCGATAGGTACAAGTAAAACCAATAACTCCGAGTATAAACAACTCCCAAAGACCTGGTAGTCACAAATCACAAGCTCTAAGAAATTGTTCTAACTGTCCCTATACATCAGTGTCtaggaaaaataaagaagaaataacataaaaggatagagggggactccgaggtctgcggacgctagcacatataccttgaagtctccgtagTAGCAGCATGTACTATCTACTAATAACGAGgcttgtaatgacccgactggttgttttgagctATAGcgtgtcgttcagcagtttgaggccatgggcagtttcacttcaagtattatgacttgtgcgcatgatcggaattgaattccaggaagttcggagttgattggaaaagagaattctcattgaagctttaagttgaaagaattgactaaggttggatttttgagtaaatgaccttgaAATCAGGATTCGAAgtttccaacaggttcgtatgatgatttcggacttggacgtatgttcggactgggttttggaagactcGGGAATGTTTTGGcacatattgtggaagttagcattttgaaggaatttcataagtttgggttgaagtgcactTCTGTGTTtttgatgtctgtttgggattccaagtttgggagtagctccgtatggtgattctagtgttaggagcgcgatcggaagtgaattcggaggtccataggtcattttggggtcatttggctaaagataaaaatttgaaggtttttaggaagtttgaccgagagttgcctttttgatatcagggtcgaaactctaattccggaagttggagtaggtccgtaatggtatatatgacttgtgtgcaaaatttgaggtcaatcggacgtgatttgataggtttaaacatcgaaagtagaagtttgacattttagagttcattaagcttgaattggagtgcgattcatgattttagcattgtttga
The Nicotiana sylvestris chromosome 11, ASM39365v2, whole genome shotgun sequence DNA segment above includes these coding regions:
- the LOC138881647 gene encoding uncharacterized protein; amino-acid sequence: MQGSVGSSAHDYNTSRKAPKGIGPDAVASDPVITSIISVYGRNASVLFDPGYTYSYVSSVFAHFLGVSRESLGARVYMSTLVGNFVVVDWIYWSCVVTFYDYETRANLLLLDMTDFEVILGMDWLSPYHVILDCHAKTVTLVMPEFPRLEWNGSSISSYSCIISTQKARHMVEKGCSTYLAYVQDTTTETLMIDSVPVVREFSDVFPYDLPGMPLDRDINFCEYLALVIPHGSKRFEGVEGTA